One window of Catonella massiliensis genomic DNA carries:
- a CDS encoding DMT family transporter: MNISSKQKGILFILLAGFGFALMGLFVNLAGSIPTLQKAFFRNIVPVFIAGAGLRGIKGKLHIDKGDLKFLILRSGFGTLGIVCNFYALDHLKLSDANMLNKLAPFFVIIFSFILLKEKISIFQGIAVFGAFVGALFIIKPTGNVSMFPALIGALGGVGAGAAYTMVRILGKRGVNGSLIVFFFSAFSCLFCLPFVAMNYAPMSLYQTAMLILSGVAATVGQLAITKAYYYAPAKEISIYDYNQIIVSAILGFIFLGQLPDMMSFTGYAIIFAMGLWMYFYNKSK; this comes from the coding sequence ATGAATATTTCATCCAAACAAAAAGGAATACTATTTATCCTTCTGGCAGGATTTGGCTTTGCCCTTATGGGACTCTTTGTCAATCTTGCAGGAAGTATCCCCACCCTGCAAAAAGCCTTTTTTAGAAACATTGTCCCTGTGTTTATCGCAGGGGCAGGGCTTAGGGGAATTAAAGGTAAATTACATATAGACAAAGGCGATTTGAAGTTTTTGATATTAAGGTCAGGCTTTGGCACACTTGGCATAGTCTGTAATTTTTATGCCTTAGACCACCTAAAGCTCTCAGATGCCAATATGCTAAATAAGCTCGCACCCTTCTTTGTTATTATCTTCTCATTTATACTGCTTAAAGAAAAGATAAGCATATTCCAGGGAATAGCCGTATTTGGCGCCTTTGTAGGAGCACTTTTTATAATAAAGCCAACAGGCAATGTATCCATGTTTCCTGCCCTCATAGGTGCACTTGGAGGGGTAGGAGCGGGAGCCGCCTATACCATGGTTCGTATCTTAGGCAAGAGAGGGGTAAATGGCAGCCTCATTGTATTCTTCTTCTCGGCATTTTCCTGTCTATTCTGCCTGCCTTTTGTAGCAATGAATTATGCCCCTATGAGCCTTTATCAGACTGCCATGCTTATTCTAAGTGGTGTGGCTGCGACCGTAGGACAGCTTGCAATCACGAAGGCTTATTACTACGCTCCTGCAAAAGAGATATCAATCTATGACTACAACCAGATAATAGTGTCAGCCATTCTTGGCTTCATCTTCTTAGGCCAGCTTCCTGATATGATGAGCTTTACAGGCTATGCCATCATCTTTGCGATGGGCTTATGGATGTATTTCTATAATAAATCAAAATAA
- a CDS encoding phosphatase PAP2 family protein, whose product MIESLLNFEGSILLFLQDNVRNPILDAILIPFTLSNNAGISCILLVLIFLYFKKLRKVGILMLASLVLEFIIANLVLKNLTARIRPYEVIQGLALLVGRAPDFSFPSGHTGSAFAVAVVIFLKMPKKYGILAIALASLMGFSRLYVGIHYPSDVIGGVLLGIITSLTAIKCLPDSSPIMKRFAGESIEAA is encoded by the coding sequence ATGATAGAAAGTTTATTGAATTTTGAAGGCAGTATATTGCTGTTTTTGCAGGACAATGTGAGAAATCCCATACTTGATGCGATTCTAATACCATTTACCTTGTCAAACAATGCGGGCATATCCTGCATACTTTTAGTGCTTATTTTTCTCTACTTTAAGAAACTTAGGAAGGTAGGCATACTGATGCTTGCTTCGCTAGTCCTTGAGTTTATTATTGCAAACCTCGTGCTAAAGAACCTGACAGCAAGAATCAGGCCCTATGAGGTGATACAGGGGCTTGCCCTCCTAGTCGGACGGGCACCTGATTTTTCCTTCCCTTCGGGGCATACGGGAAGTGCCTTTGCAGTAGCTGTGGTTATCTTCCTTAAGATGCCTAAGAAATACGGAATCCTTGCGATTGCACTTGCCTCGCTGATGGGATTTTCAAGGCTTTATGTAGGTATCCACTATCCTAGCGATGTAATCGGAGGAGTGCTTTTAGGAATCATCACTTCACTGACTGCGATTAAGTGTCTGCCGGACTCTTCTCCTATTATGAAGAGGTTTGCAGGCGAAAGCATTGAAGCAGCTTAA